One part of the Bradyrhizobium sp. CB1650 genome encodes these proteins:
- the nodS gene encoding nodulation methyltransferase NodS, with protein sequence MIQDANHQLLERELAVDDPWRLDSSSFEQERYAQMLRMSRCNGDVSCALEVGCAAGAFTDMLAPLCERLTVVDVMPQAIERARLRTRKWSHITWVTCDIQRFSTTEQFDLIVVAEVLYYLKDIVEMHAAIRNLVSMLAPNGALIFGSARDATCQRWGHAAGAETVIALFNESLSEVERLHCQTESTNEDCLIVRFQKPGHSSEQSNVDH encoded by the coding sequence CTATTAGAGCGAGAGCTGGCTGTCGACGATCCATGGCGGCTCGACAGTAGTTCCTTCGAGCAGGAGCGGTACGCGCAAATGCTCCGGATGTCGCGTTGCAACGGAGATGTTTCGTGTGCCCTCGAAGTAGGATGTGCAGCCGGTGCGTTCACGGACATGCTGGCTCCGCTATGCGAGCGGCTCACCGTTGTCGATGTCATGCCGCAGGCGATCGAGCGAGCGCGACTACGGACCAGGAAGTGGTCACATATCACGTGGGTGACCTGCGACATTCAGCGGTTCTCGACCACTGAACAGTTCGATTTGATCGTCGTGGCTGAGGTTCTTTACTACCTCAAGGATATTGTCGAGATGCATGCGGCTATCCGCAACCTGGTGAGTATGCTTGCGCCAAATGGAGCTCTGATTTTCGGGTCCGCACGTGATGCCACATGTCAACGATGGGGGCATGCTGCTGGTGCCGAAACGGTGATCGCTCTCTTCAACGAGAGCCTATCGGAAGTCGAACGTCTGCACTGCCAAACCGAGTCGACCAACGAAGACTGCTTGATCGTACGGTTCCAGAAGCCGGGTCACTCGTCAGAACAATCAAACGTCGACCACTAG